The following are from one region of the Shinella zoogloeoides genome:
- a CDS encoding ribonucleoside-diphosphate reductase, producing the protein MGQAVADRTINRKITDPDGTTRVETWEEVAHRVALGNALLDPRGASAAQGEYQALNHHLRQASLLLSGRHLQHGDETQPERNQEVFTNCSTAAATFLLFYLLLNGSGVGRAYDDAMIQADLNHMPIVVPVIDWSHADVQRGLVSGYKTRRDAEHLYAGRTITVFEVPDSREGWAKAVEIIERMAFEKRREEVLILDFTPVRERGAPIKGMQNRPASGPGPLMSAIANIALLRDAGMAPWRAAMYADHYAAECVLVGGARRAARMATKHWKDATIFDFIQLKRGGFLWSSNNSVTIDDEFREACAKVRNQLGDSDLGTSVPRLVFLLGIGAITVTEAHAWRVLIELAKASYFDGTGEPGIINQDKLTQNNAGIEDYVDGRYAGSSRFQVDEDTVPLMSALAKVVMGVRYTMITNPCGEITLLMLGAYCVIADVVPFHAANDNDAEDAFRTAVRALIRVNTMDCLYRREVNRTNRIGVGITGFHEWAYARFGFTWHDIVNEEKSKAMWMTLSRFKRAIDDEAEKFAKELGVIVPHTNTTFKPAGTTSKLFGLTEGAHLPSMREFIRWVQFRNDDPLVADYEAMGYPVKRLKTYEGTTVVGFPTKPTICSLDGGEWVVTAAEATPEDQYEFLRLLEKYWIHGVDADGQSLPGETGNQVSYTLKYDPKVVDFEHFLHTLIDGQFSIRCCSVMPQTDTSAYEYQPEQPVTKQQFEMIAAAIENDNVKEDIGFEHVDCGAGACPIDFSEDEKEAA; encoded by the coding sequence ATGGGTCAGGCTGTCGCTGACCGAACCATCAATCGCAAGATCACCGACCCCGACGGCACCACGCGTGTCGAAACCTGGGAAGAAGTCGCCCACCGCGTTGCGCTCGGCAACGCCCTTCTGGACCCCCGTGGCGCGAGCGCTGCGCAGGGTGAATACCAGGCGCTGAACCACCATCTGCGCCAGGCATCGCTCCTGCTGTCCGGCCGGCACCTCCAGCACGGCGACGAGACGCAGCCCGAGCGCAACCAGGAAGTTTTCACCAACTGCTCGACGGCGGCGGCGACCTTCCTTCTGTTCTATCTGCTGCTCAACGGCTCCGGCGTCGGCCGCGCCTACGATGACGCCATGATCCAGGCGGATCTCAACCACATGCCGATCGTCGTTCCGGTCATCGACTGGAGCCATGCAGACGTGCAGCGCGGCCTGGTCTCCGGCTACAAGACGCGCCGTGATGCCGAGCACCTCTATGCCGGTCGCACGATCACCGTCTTCGAGGTTCCCGACAGCCGCGAGGGATGGGCGAAGGCCGTCGAGATCATCGAGCGCATGGCGTTCGAGAAACGCCGCGAGGAAGTTCTGATCCTCGACTTCACGCCGGTTCGCGAGCGCGGCGCGCCCATCAAGGGAATGCAGAACCGTCCCGCCTCCGGCCCGGGCCCGCTGATGTCGGCAATCGCCAATATCGCGCTGCTGCGTGACGCTGGCATGGCCCCGTGGCGCGCCGCCATGTATGCCGACCACTATGCTGCCGAGTGCGTCCTCGTCGGCGGTGCGCGCCGCGCCGCCCGTATGGCGACGAAGCACTGGAAGGACGCCACGATCTTCGATTTCATCCAGCTCAAGCGGGGTGGTTTCCTGTGGTCGTCCAACAACTCCGTCACCATCGATGACGAGTTCCGCGAAGCCTGCGCCAAGGTGCGCAATCAGCTCGGCGATTCCGATCTCGGCACGTCCGTTCCGCGCCTGGTCTTCCTGCTCGGTATCGGCGCGATCACGGTGACTGAGGCCCACGCCTGGCGCGTCCTGATCGAGCTGGCGAAGGCCTCCTATTTCGATGGCACCGGCGAGCCCGGCATCATCAACCAGGACAAGCTGACGCAGAACAACGCCGGCATCGAGGACTACGTTGACGGGCGTTATGCCGGCTCCAGCCGCTTTCAGGTCGACGAGGACACCGTTCCGCTGATGTCGGCGCTGGCAAAGGTCGTCATGGGTGTTCGCTACACCATGATCACCAACCCGTGCGGCGAGATCACGCTTCTCATGCTCGGCGCCTATTGCGTCATCGCCGACGTGGTGCCGTTCCATGCCGCGAACGACAACGATGCCGAAGACGCCTTCCGCACGGCTGTTCGTGCCCTCATCCGCGTCAACACGATGGATTGCCTCTACCGGCGCGAGGTCAACCGGACGAACCGGATCGGCGTCGGCATCACGGGCTTCCATGAATGGGCCTACGCTCGCTTCGGCTTCACCTGGCACGATATCGTGAACGAGGAGAAGTCCAAGGCGATGTGGATGACGCTCTCCCGGTTCAAGCGGGCGATCGATGACGAAGCCGAGAAGTTCGCGAAGGAGCTGGGCGTCATCGTTCCCCACACGAACACGACCTTCAAGCCGGCCGGCACGACCTCGAAGCTGTTCGGCCTCACGGAAGGCGCTCATCTGCCTTCGATGCGCGAGTTCATCCGCTGGGTGCAGTTCCGCAATGACGACCCGCTGGTCGCCGACTACGAGGCTATGGGCTATCCGGTGAAGCGTCTGAAGACCTACGAAGGCACGACCGTCGTTGGTTTCCCGACCAAGCCGACCATCTGCAGCCTGGACGGCGGCGAGTGGGTGGTGACGGCGGCCGAGGCTACCCCGGAGGACCAGTATGAGTTCCTGCGCCTGCTGGAAAAATACTGGATCCACGGCGTCGACGCCGACGGTCAGTCCCTGCCGGGCGAGACCGGCAATCAGGTCAGCTACACCCTGAAGTATGATCCGAAAGTGGTCGATTTCGAGCACTTCCTGCACACGCTGATCGACGGCCAGTTCTCGATCCGCTGCTGCTCGGTGATGCCGCAGACGGATACCTCGGCCTACGAATATCAGCCGGAGCAGCCGGTCACGAAGCAGCAGTTCGAAATGATCGCCGCCGCCATCGAAAACGACAACGTGAAGGAAGACATCGGCTTCGAACATGTCGACTGCGGCGCTGGCGCCTGCCCGATCGATTTCTCGGAAGACGAGAAGGAGGCCGCGTAA
- a CDS encoding glutaredoxin domain-containing protein → MGWKIVSRPDCKWCTRAKAHLAVRGVEFYEEVLETVAMQRAFKARTGLDTFPQIWDGDRHVGGFSDLKAQMA, encoded by the coding sequence ATGGGCTGGAAGATCGTCAGCCGGCCGGACTGCAAGTGGTGCACGCGCGCCAAAGCGCATCTGGCTGTCCGTGGCGTCGAGTTCTACGAGGAAGTTCTTGAGACCGTCGCCATGCAGCGCGCTTTCAAGGCTCGCACCGGCCTCGACACCTTTCCGCAGATCTGGGACGGTGACAGGCATGTCGGAGGCTTCTCCGACTTGAAAGCGCAGATGGCATAA
- a CDS encoding PadR family transcriptional regulator — protein MRFFNVSDIQFEILELLVSKNGMYGLEMVKASEKLKRATIYVHLGRLEDRKWLRSEAEQIPGEAGMAKRRYYITGEGQKAYRAAIAASNEMSNPAGAMA, from the coding sequence ATGAGGTTCTTCAACGTGTCTGACATCCAGTTCGAGATCCTCGAACTGCTTGTCAGCAAGAACGGAATGTATGGCCTTGAGATGGTCAAGGCATCCGAAAAACTGAAGCGGGCGACGATCTACGTGCATCTCGGCCGCTTGGAAGACAGGAAGTGGCTCCGTTCTGAAGCCGAACAGATTCCCGGCGAAGCCGGAATGGCCAAGCGCCGCTATTACATCACCGGCGAAGGGCAAAAAGCCTACCGGGCTGCGATAGCAGCGAGCAATGAAATGTCCAACCCCGCCGGAGCAATGGCATGA
- the dut gene encoding dUTP diphosphatase, translating to MGAGDIIHTPVKVEKLAPTAKLPTYGSAEAAGADLSASLDLPATIEPGQRLVVPTGIAIELLPGFEAQVRPRSGLAAKHGITIVNTPGTIDSDYRGEIKVILLNTGTEAFQIEPGDRIAQMVIAPVIRGAFAETDELGSSDRGTAGFGSTGVK from the coding sequence ATGGGCGCAGGCGACATCATTCACACCCCGGTCAAGGTCGAGAAACTCGCCCCGACGGCCAAGCTGCCGACCTATGGCAGCGCAGAAGCGGCCGGCGCCGATCTTTCGGCTTCCCTGGACCTGCCCGCTACCATCGAGCCCGGCCAGCGCCTGGTCGTGCCGACCGGCATCGCCATCGAGCTGCTCCCGGGATTCGAGGCGCAGGTGCGCCCACGCTCCGGGCTTGCCGCCAAGCACGGTATCACCATCGTCAACACGCCCGGCACGATCGACAGCGACTATCGCGGCGAGATCAAGGTCATCCTGCTCAACACCGGCACGGAGGCTTTCCAGATCGAGCCCGGCGATCGTATCGCGCAGATGGTGATCGCACCGGTGATCCGTGGCGCGTTCGCCGAAACCGACGAGCTGGGCAGCTCCGACCGTGGCACTGCCGGCTTCGGCTCGACGGGCGTCAAGTAA
- a CDS encoding AAA family ATPase — MLFGLTGAHRSGKTTLARAVAQDLGLEFYETSVSRTAKEHGYNAVGDMSLTDRLHLQTILLQNHLEEIGKRDRPLIVDRTPLDFMGYLACEFTMTNGNGVDPEVLQQAAIFADKCLETTRAYYDYIFYLAPLPAYVVEDGKPADNPIYQMHHALVVQGGITQLRDTINSALIYDTDWDVRQEFLHDTIVGRLDTICEERRSAAHLN; from the coding sequence ATGCTTTTCGGGCTCACAGGAGCGCACCGCTCCGGCAAGACGACCCTCGCGCGCGCCGTGGCCCAGGATCTGGGACTAGAGTTTTACGAAACCTCAGTCTCCAGGACCGCCAAGGAACACGGCTACAACGCCGTGGGCGATATGTCGCTGACAGATCGCCTTCATCTCCAGACGATCCTTCTGCAGAACCATCTGGAGGAGATCGGCAAGCGCGATCGCCCGCTGATCGTCGACCGGACGCCGCTCGACTTCATGGGGTATCTCGCCTGCGAGTTCACCATGACGAACGGCAACGGCGTTGATCCGGAGGTTCTCCAGCAGGCGGCGATTTTCGCCGACAAATGCCTGGAGACAACGCGCGCTTACTACGACTACATCTTCTACCTCGCGCCGCTTCCGGCATATGTGGTTGAAGACGGGAAGCCGGCGGACAATCCCATCTACCAGATGCACCACGCGCTCGTCGTTCAAGGCGGCATCACGCAACTCCGGGACACCATCAACTCGGCGCTGATCTATGACACGGACTGGGACGTTCGCCAGGAATTCCTCCATGACACGATCGTTGGTCGTCTCGACACGATCTGCGAGGAACGCCGCTCCGCCGCTCACCTGAACTGA
- a CDS encoding ATP-binding protein, translating into MEVSQIAGLDTHAIIGGGKAQAFTMSESAEFFTVLSDTLYRDKKRAVIREVFCNAWDAHIVTGQKDRPVEVTLTDTELVIKDYGPGIPADKVGPIYCRYGASTKVKDENQTGGFGLGSKAPFAYSDHFSVTSCVDGFKHVYAISRGGAETDGKPDFRQMVKVPTTESGVTVSIPLKDPKDKDVFMIILKSVVIQGGMKAIINGGTPIEGHDYSKSTRGFALIGSHDLRESNVYCLYGTVLYPVQTTDQELMEAVSRVSEITAHVGRLVLIAPPNSVGVTPSRESLSYTDRTKETLMGLLARADRMIRNGMAPYAKQMTFEAAAKICKKEDELPWNRQITSTDLNRYTTLLTSSAWLTLEDIHKACAAVHISSLVKNQFKMWRLAFAAVNRDYRSHFRRAAYTPPPTRRYYGHEMPRINGFRIEARLYQRIANKLGLHENLFAFLVDGGSNSANIRPTRMDKTIKDHAKLASKKLYISFNQRDAVAQISKDRGATTYVPYDQCIAHMVFVLKRSQHAQIDKIKALAKKYGFEPVEVKVTPPPKRAPKVVKTPMYHSLMDLNDGKLPKTESLESAKYYVRGSNDWRDHRSAGHFQTFRDVLVKHYGDIAVVFDAKDEARIKAKCGAEPLLDVLVRFLKENEDKRDVQYAWAARKGFVSGSGYAEVSQLVENLSARSLEMAMHFFPAKVKMTDIGRKAYELIHVVRNVRDNGGGTKAQREQRDWIKSQVADLAKKAQKEFGHLCLDRRAVNEKFAAFKSLAGVHYYMDYSDEERVEDLFAVMRFVERRHKARIKVRSSEDAAQVAETQGADVVNMPAAEESKPQSTALTIIPVVLPPAVIIEKEAA; encoded by the coding sequence ATGGAAGTATCGCAGATCGCCGGGCTCGACACCCACGCCATCATCGGCGGCGGCAAAGCCCAAGCATTCACGATGTCGGAGTCGGCCGAGTTCTTCACCGTGTTGTCCGACACCCTCTACCGCGACAAGAAGCGAGCGGTCATCCGCGAAGTCTTCTGCAATGCCTGGGATGCGCATATCGTAACCGGCCAGAAGGATCGCCCTGTCGAAGTCACCCTCACCGATACCGAGCTGGTCATCAAGGATTACGGCCCCGGCATTCCTGCCGACAAGGTTGGTCCGATCTACTGCCGCTACGGCGCGTCGACCAAGGTCAAAGACGAAAACCAGACCGGCGGTTTCGGCCTCGGCTCCAAGGCCCCCTTCGCCTATTCCGACCATTTCTCCGTGACAAGCTGCGTCGACGGTTTCAAGCACGTCTATGCCATCTCGCGCGGTGGCGCCGAGACCGATGGCAAGCCCGATTTCCGCCAGATGGTGAAGGTGCCAACCACCGAAAGCGGCGTGACAGTTTCGATCCCGCTGAAGGACCCGAAGGACAAGGATGTCTTCATGATCATCCTGAAGTCCGTCGTGATCCAGGGCGGCATGAAAGCCATTATCAACGGCGGCACCCCGATCGAAGGCCACGACTATTCCAAGTCGACGCGCGGCTTTGCCTTGATCGGTTCTCACGACCTTCGCGAAAGCAACGTCTACTGCCTTTACGGCACGGTTCTCTATCCGGTCCAGACGACCGACCAGGAACTCATGGAGGCGGTCAGTCGCGTTTCCGAGATCACCGCGCATGTCGGTCGCCTCGTTCTCATCGCCCCGCCGAACAGCGTCGGCGTCACGCCCTCCCGCGAATCCCTCTCCTACACCGACCGGACCAAGGAGACGCTGATGGGGCTTTTGGCGCGCGCAGATCGCATGATCCGCAACGGCATGGCCCCATATGCCAAGCAGATGACATTCGAAGCGGCGGCCAAGATCTGCAAGAAGGAAGACGAGCTTCCTTGGAACCGTCAGATTACCTCGACCGATCTGAACCGTTACACGACCTTGCTCACCTCCAGCGCCTGGCTGACCTTGGAGGACATTCACAAGGCGTGCGCAGCGGTCCATATCAGCAGCTTGGTGAAGAACCAGTTCAAGATGTGGCGGCTGGCGTTCGCCGCCGTCAATCGCGACTATCGCAGTCACTTTCGGCGCGCGGCCTACACACCACCGCCGACCAGGCGCTACTACGGGCACGAGATGCCGCGCATCAACGGCTTCCGGATCGAGGCGCGCCTCTATCAGCGCATCGCAAACAAACTTGGGTTGCACGAGAACCTCTTCGCATTCCTCGTGGACGGCGGTTCGAACAGCGCCAACATTCGCCCGACGCGCATGGATAAGACGATCAAGGACCACGCGAAGCTCGCCTCCAAAAAGCTCTACATCAGTTTCAACCAGCGCGACGCGGTGGCGCAGATCTCCAAGGATCGCGGTGCCACCACCTATGTCCCGTATGATCAGTGTATCGCGCACATGGTCTTCGTCCTGAAGCGGAGCCAGCACGCCCAGATCGACAAGATCAAGGCGCTGGCGAAGAAATACGGCTTCGAACCGGTCGAGGTGAAGGTCACGCCGCCGCCGAAGCGTGCCCCGAAGGTCGTCAAGACCCCGATGTATCACTCGTTGATGGATCTCAACGACGGCAAGCTGCCGAAGACCGAGAGCCTGGAGTCGGCGAAGTATTACGTTCGCGGCAGCAACGACTGGCGCGACCACAGGTCGGCGGGTCATTTCCAGACGTTCCGGGATGTCCTCGTCAAGCACTACGGCGATATTGCCGTCGTTTTCGACGCGAAGGATGAGGCCAGGATCAAGGCGAAATGCGGCGCCGAGCCGCTGCTCGACGTCCTGGTCCGGTTCCTCAAGGAAAACGAAGACAAGCGTGATGTCCAGTATGCCTGGGCTGCGCGCAAGGGTTTCGTGTCGGGCAGCGGCTACGCCGAGGTGTCGCAATTGGTCGAGAACCTCTCGGCCAGGAGCCTCGAAATGGCGATGCACTTCTTCCCTGCGAAGGTGAAGATGACGGACATCGGCCGCAAGGCTTACGAACTGATCCATGTGGTGCGCAATGTTCGCGATAACGGCGGCGGCACGAAGGCGCAGCGTGAGCAGCGCGACTGGATCAAGAGCCAAGTCGCCGATCTCGCAAAGAAGGCGCAGAAGGAGTTCGGCCATCTGTGCCTCGACCGAAGAGCTGTCAACGAGAAGTTCGCCGCCTTCAAGTCGCTCGCCGGCGTCCACTACTACATGGACTACTCCGATGAGGAGCGTGTCGAGGATCTCTTTGCGGTGATGCGCTTTGTGGAACGCCGCCATAAGGCGCGCATCAAAGTCCGAAGCAGCGAGGACGCCGCACAAGTCGCTGAAACCCAGGGCGCCGACGTCGTGAATATGCCGGCCGCCGAAGAGTCCAAACCTCAGTCCACCGCCCTGACGATCATCCCGGTTGTTCTGCCGCCGGCCGTCATCATTGAAAAGGAAGCAGCATAA
- a CDS encoding RNA ligase family protein, whose amino-acid sequence MTRPFCPSGTRKSEMPIEIPEREFVSFQKIARAKQGFGCVITEKLDGTNAQILIEDGKIAGVGSRQRWIKPGKETDNYGFARWVQDNEEELLKLGEGQHFGEWYGSGIQRAYGRTGNDKRFALFNTGRWSDASVRPSCCECVPVLYAGEFTRQAVNETMQKLADEGSRAAPGFMRPEGIIIYLPGPRILLKETYEHSDGKWQAAVKAAA is encoded by the coding sequence GTGACCCGCCCCTTTTGTCCCTCAGGAACAAGGAAGTCAGAAATGCCCATCGAAATTCCCGAACGCGAATTTGTCAGCTTCCAGAAGATCGCACGCGCCAAGCAGGGCTTCGGCTGCGTCATCACCGAGAAGCTCGACGGCACGAACGCGCAGATCCTGATCGAAGACGGCAAGATTGCCGGCGTCGGATCCCGTCAGCGCTGGATCAAGCCCGGCAAGGAAACCGACAACTACGGCTTCGCTCGCTGGGTCCAGGACAATGAGGAAGAGCTGCTCAAGCTCGGTGAAGGTCAGCATTTCGGCGAGTGGTATGGCTCCGGCATTCAGCGCGCATACGGGCGCACCGGCAACGATAAGCGCTTTGCGCTGTTCAACACCGGCCGCTGGTCTGACGCGAGCGTGCGCCCCTCCTGCTGCGAATGCGTGCCCGTGCTTTACGCCGGCGAGTTCACACGCCAGGCCGTCAATGAAACGATGCAGAAGCTGGCCGACGAAGGCTCCCGCGCCGCGCCCGGCTTCATGCGCCCTGAAGGCATCATCATCTACCTTCCGGGTCCGCGCATCCTGCTCAAGGAAACCTACGAACACTCGGACGGCAAGTGGCAGGCTGCTGTCAAGGCAGCGGCATAA
- a CDS encoding 3'-5' exonuclease — translation MTIIAGLDTETTGIEVGDHRLIEIYIGLWKADGTKIFAFEQRIDPERSIAVDAQRVHGISSADLIGKPTWATVAPAVEKVLSKATHFVAHNAAFDMGFLKYELERVKLKLPERPVIDTMAEGIWACPDGKKPTLQELCFAMNEEYDPALAHAAAYDVDVMMRSFFKALKQGWFSLPGVPGQAMMAA, via the coding sequence ATGACGATCATCGCAGGTCTCGACACTGAAACGACCGGCATCGAAGTTGGCGATCATCGCCTGATCGAAATCTACATCGGCCTGTGGAAGGCCGATGGCACCAAGATTTTCGCCTTCGAGCAACGGATCGATCCGGAAAGGTCAATCGCCGTTGATGCGCAGCGCGTTCATGGAATCTCGTCCGCCGACTTGATTGGTAAGCCCACCTGGGCCACGGTCGCGCCGGCTGTCGAGAAGGTGCTGTCCAAGGCCACGCACTTCGTCGCGCACAACGCCGCGTTCGATATGGGTTTCCTCAAATACGAGTTGGAGCGCGTGAAGCTCAAACTGCCGGAGCGGCCAGTGATCGACACCATGGCCGAAGGCATCTGGGCCTGCCCCGATGGCAAGAAGCCGACGCTCCAGGAGCTGTGCTTTGCCATGAACGAGGAATACGATCCAGCGCTTGCGCACGCCGCCGCCTATGACGTGGACGTGATGATGAGATCCTTCTTCAAGGCGTTGAAACAGGGCTGGTTCAGCCTGCCGGGCGTTCCGGGCCAGGCGATGATGGCGGCTTGA
- a CDS encoding A1S_2505 family phage non-structural protein: protein MKSDIKPDEIFVFGSNLAGRHGAGAARDAVEKYGAIYGQGVGLQGRSYGIPTKDITIRTLPLPYIDQAIDDFMKFAESRRDLKFYITPVGCGLAGYTREQIKPLFEGMPENCRFAETWELETV, encoded by the coding sequence ATGAAATCCGACATCAAACCTGACGAAATCTTCGTCTTCGGCTCTAACCTCGCCGGCCGTCACGGCGCCGGCGCTGCGCGGGATGCCGTCGAGAAATATGGCGCCATCTACGGACAGGGCGTTGGCTTGCAGGGCCGCTCCTACGGCATCCCGACCAAGGACATTACGATCCGGACCCTGCCGCTGCCCTACATCGACCAGGCGATCGATGACTTCATGAAGTTCGCCGAGAGCCGGCGGGACCTCAAGTTCTACATCACCCCCGTCGGCTGCGGCCTCGCCGGCTACACGCGCGAGCAGATCAAACCCCTGTTTGAAGGCATGCCGGAGAACTGCCGCTTCGCCGAGACCTGGGAGTTGGAGACGGTGTGA
- a CDS encoding S24 family peptidase: MFSHNRIWAAIDALAARHGLSPSGLARRAGLDPTAFNRSKRQGADGRSRWPSTESISKLLEVTGDTIEDFFQVARKTPEQTGIIPLIGFAQAGVGGFFDDGGFPAGEGWDVVEFPASPSRSGVYALEVQGDSMEPVYRDGNVIIVEPGAQVRRGDRVVVKTRQGEFMVKVLNRQSPKAIELLSLNPEHPNRALDMAEVEWVARVIWASQ; this comes from the coding sequence ATGTTCTCCCACAATCGAATCTGGGCTGCAATCGACGCGCTCGCTGCGCGTCATGGTCTTTCTCCGTCCGGCCTCGCGCGCCGTGCGGGGCTTGACCCGACAGCCTTCAATCGCTCGAAGCGCCAGGGCGCGGACGGCCGCTCCCGCTGGCCTTCTACCGAGTCGATCTCCAAGCTGCTCGAAGTGACGGGCGACACGATCGAGGACTTCTTTCAGGTCGCGCGAAAGACACCCGAGCAAACAGGGATTATTCCGCTCATAGGCTTTGCTCAGGCCGGCGTTGGCGGTTTCTTTGACGACGGCGGCTTTCCCGCCGGCGAGGGCTGGGATGTGGTCGAGTTTCCAGCTTCACCCAGCCGGTCAGGCGTCTATGCGCTTGAAGTGCAGGGCGACAGCATGGAGCCGGTCTATCGCGATGGCAATGTGATCATTGTAGAGCCCGGCGCGCAGGTGCGTCGCGGCGATCGTGTCGTGGTGAAGACGCGCCAGGGCGAGTTCATGGTCAAGGTTCTGAACCGCCAGAGCCCGAAGGCCATCGAACTTCTCTCGCTCAATCCCGAGCACCCGAACCGGGCGCTGGACATGGCCGAGGTCGAATGGGTCGCACGCGTCATCTGGGCAAGCCAGTAA
- a CDS encoding NUDIX domain-containing protein codes for MQPNYQYGVYIGRFQPLHIGHEHVIREALSKVETLIVVVGSAYQARTPVNPFTYDERRAMIEAVFKHEISTGRMIVMPLMDYDPDTRWAHHLRNDVHGIVLDRLNKGGIRLHGLKDTTIALAGYGKDASSYYLNMFPEWGSIQLTTQHGTINASDIRWDYLRSLPRMPHDAVSGSILAWLKEFSLTEAFKDLIAYKKALQEGREFYGTGPFLAADALVSHRGKILLVTRGKAVGKGTLAMPGGFLNDGEPFFYAACRELKEETGLEMAELEKYLVGHQVADKPDRSLRGRIVSVVYHFELPDSIEIPTVEGRDDAAHAGWYSFADLRPEQFFEDHYTLISNAF; via the coding sequence ATGCAGCCTAACTACCAATACGGCGTCTATATCGGACGCTTTCAGCCCCTCCACATCGGTCACGAGCATGTGATCCGCGAAGCACTGTCCAAGGTCGAGACGCTGATCGTCGTCGTCGGCTCCGCCTACCAGGCGCGCACGCCGGTCAACCCTTTCACCTACGACGAGCGCCGCGCCATGATCGAGGCGGTCTTCAAGCATGAGATCTCCACCGGCCGGATGATCGTCATGCCGCTCATGGACTACGACCCGGACACGCGCTGGGCGCATCACCTGCGCAACGACGTCCACGGCATCGTCCTCGACAGGCTCAACAAGGGCGGCATTCGCCTGCATGGCCTCAAGGACACGACGATTGCGCTCGCCGGCTACGGCAAGGATGCCTCCTCCTACTACCTCAACATGTTTCCGGAATGGGGCTCGATCCAGCTCACGACGCAGCATGGCACGATCAACGCCTCTGACATCCGCTGGGACTACCTGCGATCGCTCCCGCGCATGCCGCATGACGCCGTGTCGGGCAGCATCCTGGCCTGGTTGAAGGAGTTTTCGCTCACCGAGGCGTTCAAGGATCTGATCGCCTACAAGAAGGCACTCCAGGAAGGGCGCGAGTTCTATGGCACCGGGCCGTTCCTCGCGGCCGACGCGCTCGTCTCCCACCGTGGCAAGATCCTGCTCGTCACGCGCGGCAAGGCCGTCGGCAAGGGCACGCTCGCCATGCCCGGCGGCTTCCTCAACGACGGCGAACCCTTCTTCTACGCCGCCTGCCGCGAGCTGAAGGAAGAGACCGGGCTCGAAATGGCCGAGCTGGAGAAATACCTCGTTGGCCACCAGGTCGCTGACAAGCCCGACCGCTCGCTGCGCGGCCGGATCGTCTCGGTCGTCTACCATTTCGAACTGCCGGACAGCATCGAGATTCCAACCGTCGAGGGGCGCGATGATGCCGCTCACGCCGGCTGGTATTCCTTCGCGGATCTGCGCCCCGAGCAGTTCTTCGAAGACCACTACACCCTCATCTCCAACGCCTTCTAA